The Thermodesulfobacteriota bacterium genome window below encodes:
- a CDS encoding ComEA family DNA-binding protein: protein MRKMKVMLVLSVVAAFIMVLSGPAIGGDVKKININKASIEELIQLKRIGPKYAKRIIEYREKNGPFKAPQDIMKVKGIGQRTFEVNKELITV, encoded by the coding sequence ATGAGAAAAATGAAAGTAATGTTGGTGTTATCTGTTGTTGCCGCCTTTATCATGGTTTTAAGCGGTCCGGCAATTGGTGGGGATGTGAAAAAAATCAACATAAACAAAGCATCCATAGAGGAACTGATTCAACTTAAACGAATCGGCCCGAAATATGCAAAGAGAATTATTGAATACCGGGAAAAGAACGGTCCTTTTAAAGCCCCGCAGGACATTATGAAAGTAAAAGGCATCGGGCAAAGGACTTTTGAAGTTAATAAAGAGTTGATCACCGTTTAA